The proteins below are encoded in one region of Telopea speciosissima isolate NSW1024214 ecotype Mountain lineage chromosome 10, Tspe_v1, whole genome shotgun sequence:
- the LOC122642780 gene encoding CRC domain-containing protein TSO1-like isoform X2 has product MDMDTPERNQIGTPISKFEDSPVFNYINSLSPIQPVKSMHIAQTFNSLTFAPLPSVFTSPHAISHKESRFLRRHHLSDLSKPDFSGNGNEGNTSVGVLDSVQLPDCSAPQESFDPGSSIKEVTESSNLAIELPRNMKYDCGSPDCIPMPSDGIKMDPLPEITATPASLVRFVQEVSDERRHSFESKLEVQEICQVDHNRDEGTECDWEHLISDAADLLILDASIDAGAPKKRNLELVHHETGSFASLVSNLPECNSDDLQKTQPVGLVDSCEKHEIEDPVSHPEEVRKQKEMDNILQASSSTFSSEQVISGPSEGMDEKVENCISVGGKHQRGMRRRCLVFEMAGAQKKNLGDDSKSSSSVSSLSDVKDSDDKQLVHFKPGNSSSPCMLPGIGLHLNALASTSKDCRVVKHETLASGRQLISMRSSITSFHSFTSGQITLTKSLALNSMEKEIGPADNGSLVIQDASQASTFGASEEFNPSSPKKKRRKLENVGESEACKRCNCKKSKCLKLYCECFAAGVYCVEPCSCQECFNKPIHEDTVLATRKQIESRNPLAFAPKVIRSSEPVVEVGDDSNKTPASARHKRGCNCKKSSCLKKYCECYQGGVGCSINCRCEGCKNTFGRKDGSALVETEEAEQEEEETETYEKNGAYGSVQNNEVQKDEEQYSDCVLPITPSVQICRSSFPPPRSSSGKPPRSILGTSQLHSCQKLGKSDFIQPRSKFERDFETILKDETPEILRGDCSPIGGIKTASPNRKRVSPPHNEFGMSPGRRSGRKLILQSIPSFPSLTPHHETSEFPLRFE; this is encoded by the exons atggATATGGATACGCCGGAAAGAAACCAGATCGGCACTCCAATTTCTAAATTCGag GACTCTCCTGTCTTTAATTATATCAACAGCCTTTCTCCTATTCAACCGGTTAAGTCTATGCACATTGCTCAAACATTCAACTCACTCACTTTTGCACCCCTGCCATCCGTGTTTACTTCGCCACATGCCATTTCACACAAGGAGTCTAGATTTTTAAGAAG GCATCATTTATCAGATCTGTCAAAGCCCGATTTTTCTGGGAATGGAAATGAAGGCAATACTAGTGTTGGGGTTTTGGATTCTGTTCAACTTCCCGATTGCTCTGCTCCACAGGAAAGTTTTGACCCGGGGAGTTCTATTAAAGAGGTTACTGAGTCCTCAAATCTTGCTATTGAATTGCCAAGGAATATGAAGTATGATTGTGGTAGCCCTGACTGTATCCCAATGCCTTCCGATGGAATTAAGATGGACCCTCTGCCAGAAATCACTGCAACACCAGCATCACTTGTTCGTTTTGTTCAAGAGGTCTCAGATGAAAGGCGGCATTCATTTGAAAGTAAACTAGAAGTACAGGAGATTTGTCAGGTTGACCATAACAGAGATGAAGGGACCGAATGTGATTGGGAGCATTTGATTTCTGATGCTGCTGATCTGTTAATTCTCGATGCTTCCATTGACGCAGGGGCTCCAAAGAAGCGGAACCTGGAATTAGTGCATCATGAGACTGGTTCTTTTGCTTCTCTTGTGTCAAATCTCCCAGAATGTAATTCTGATGACTTGCAGAAAACACAGCCTGTGGGTCTAGTCGACTCTTGTGAAAAACATGAAATAGAGGATCCTGTGTCTCATCCAGAAGAAGTTAGAAAGCAGAAGGAAATGGATAACATACTGCAGGCTTCATCAAGTACTTTTTCAAGTGAGCAAGTGATTAGTGGTCCAAGTGAGGGAATGGATGAGAAAGTTGAAAACTGCATTTCAGTTGGTGGCAAG CATCAACGTGGTATGAGAAGGCGCTGTCTGGTTTTTGAGATGGCTggagcacaaaaaaaaaacttgggtgATGATTCTAAAAGCAGTTCTTCAGTCTCATCCCTTTCTGATGTAAAAGATTCTGATGATAAACAATTGGTTCATTTTAAACCTGGAAATAGTTCTTCACCGTGCATGCTACCAGGTATCGGTTTGCACTTGAATGCCCTTGCATCTACCTCAAAGGATTGTAGAGTTGTCAAGCATGAAACTTTGGCTTCTGGAAGGCAACTAATAAGCATGAGAAGTTCCATTACTTCTTTCCACTCTTTCACTTCTGGTCAGATAACCCTGACTAAGTCCTTGGCTCTGAATTCTATGGAAAAAGAAATAGGTCCAGCTGACAATGGAAGTTTGGTTATACAAGATGCTTCCCAGGCATCTACATTTGGAGCTAGTGAAGAGTTCAACCCGAGTagcccaaaaaagaagag GCGCAAGTTGGAAAATGTTGGAGAAAGTGAAGCTTGCAAGCGTTGCAACTGTAAGAAGTCAAAATGCTTGAAGCT TTACTGTGAATGCTTTGCTGCCGGTGTTTATTGTGTGGAGCCTTGTTCATGTCAAGAATGCTTTAACAAGCCTATCCATGAAGATACTGTTCTGGCAACTCGCAAACAGATTGAATCCCGTAACCCACTTGCATTTGCACCCAAAGTGATTAGAAGCTCCGAGCCTGTTGTGGAAGTTGGG GATGATTCTAACAAAACTCCAGCTTCTGCCAGGCATAAAAGAGGATGCAACTGCAAGAAATCAAGTTGCCTAAAGAAATACTGTGAATGCTATCAG GGGGGCGTTGGATGTTCAATCAACTGCAGATGCGAAGGATGCAAGAATACATTTGGCAGAAAGGATG GATCTGCTCTAGTAGAAACAGAAGAAGCtgaacaagaagaggaagaaacagAAACCTATGAAAAGAACGGAGCATATGGAAGTGTACAGAATAATGAAGTCCAGAAGGATGAAGAGCAATATTCTGATTGTGTTCTGCCTATTACACCATCTGTTCAGATTTGcag ATCATCCTTTCCACCGCCTCGTTCTTCTAGCGGGAAACCACCACGATCTATACTTGGCACATCTCAGCTACATTCCTGCCAGAAACTAGGAAAATCAGATTTTATACAGCCGCGATCCAAGTTTGAGAGAGATTTTGAGACCATTCTAAAAGATGAAACCCCTGAGATCCTAAGAGGCGATTGTTCACCCATCGGTGGCATAAAGACTGCCTCTCCCAATCGTAAGAGGGTATCACCTCCTCATAATGAGTTTGGGATGTCTCCTGGTCGGCGGAGTGGGCGGAAGCTGATACTTCAATCCATCCCTTCATTCCCATCTCTCACCCCTCACCATGAAACCAGTGAGTTTCCATTGAGGTTTGAATGA
- the LOC122642780 gene encoding CRC domain-containing protein TSO1-like isoform X1 → MDMDTPERNQIGTPISKFEDSPVFNYINSLSPIQPVKSMHIAQTFNSLTFAPLPSVFTSPHAISHKESRFLRRHHLSDLSKPDFSGNGNEGNTSVGVLDSVQLPDCSAPQESFDPGSSIKEVTESSNLAIELPRNMKYDCGSPDCIPMPSDGIKMDPLPEITATPASLVRFVQEVSDERRHSFESKLEVQEICQVDHNRDEGTECDWEHLISDAADLLILDASIDAGAPKKRNLELVHHETGSFASLVSNLPECNSDDLQKTQPVGLVDSCEKHEIEDPVSHPEEVRKQKEMDNILQASSSTFSSEQVISGPSEGMDEKVENCISVGGKADLQHQRGMRRRCLVFEMAGAQKKNLGDDSKSSSSVSSLSDVKDSDDKQLVHFKPGNSSSPCMLPGIGLHLNALASTSKDCRVVKHETLASGRQLISMRSSITSFHSFTSGQITLTKSLALNSMEKEIGPADNGSLVIQDASQASTFGASEEFNPSSPKKKRRKLENVGESEACKRCNCKKSKCLKLYCECFAAGVYCVEPCSCQECFNKPIHEDTVLATRKQIESRNPLAFAPKVIRSSEPVVEVGDDSNKTPASARHKRGCNCKKSSCLKKYCECYQGGVGCSINCRCEGCKNTFGRKDGSALVETEEAEQEEEETETYEKNGAYGSVQNNEVQKDEEQYSDCVLPITPSVQICRSSFPPPRSSSGKPPRSILGTSQLHSCQKLGKSDFIQPRSKFERDFETILKDETPEILRGDCSPIGGIKTASPNRKRVSPPHNEFGMSPGRRSGRKLILQSIPSFPSLTPHHETSEFPLRFE, encoded by the exons atggATATGGATACGCCGGAAAGAAACCAGATCGGCACTCCAATTTCTAAATTCGag GACTCTCCTGTCTTTAATTATATCAACAGCCTTTCTCCTATTCAACCGGTTAAGTCTATGCACATTGCTCAAACATTCAACTCACTCACTTTTGCACCCCTGCCATCCGTGTTTACTTCGCCACATGCCATTTCACACAAGGAGTCTAGATTTTTAAGAAG GCATCATTTATCAGATCTGTCAAAGCCCGATTTTTCTGGGAATGGAAATGAAGGCAATACTAGTGTTGGGGTTTTGGATTCTGTTCAACTTCCCGATTGCTCTGCTCCACAGGAAAGTTTTGACCCGGGGAGTTCTATTAAAGAGGTTACTGAGTCCTCAAATCTTGCTATTGAATTGCCAAGGAATATGAAGTATGATTGTGGTAGCCCTGACTGTATCCCAATGCCTTCCGATGGAATTAAGATGGACCCTCTGCCAGAAATCACTGCAACACCAGCATCACTTGTTCGTTTTGTTCAAGAGGTCTCAGATGAAAGGCGGCATTCATTTGAAAGTAAACTAGAAGTACAGGAGATTTGTCAGGTTGACCATAACAGAGATGAAGGGACCGAATGTGATTGGGAGCATTTGATTTCTGATGCTGCTGATCTGTTAATTCTCGATGCTTCCATTGACGCAGGGGCTCCAAAGAAGCGGAACCTGGAATTAGTGCATCATGAGACTGGTTCTTTTGCTTCTCTTGTGTCAAATCTCCCAGAATGTAATTCTGATGACTTGCAGAAAACACAGCCTGTGGGTCTAGTCGACTCTTGTGAAAAACATGAAATAGAGGATCCTGTGTCTCATCCAGAAGAAGTTAGAAAGCAGAAGGAAATGGATAACATACTGCAGGCTTCATCAAGTACTTTTTCAAGTGAGCAAGTGATTAGTGGTCCAAGTGAGGGAATGGATGAGAAAGTTGAAAACTGCATTTCAGTTGGTGGCAAG GCTGACCTACAGCATCAACGTGGTATGAGAAGGCGCTGTCTGGTTTTTGAGATGGCTggagcacaaaaaaaaaacttgggtgATGATTCTAAAAGCAGTTCTTCAGTCTCATCCCTTTCTGATGTAAAAGATTCTGATGATAAACAATTGGTTCATTTTAAACCTGGAAATAGTTCTTCACCGTGCATGCTACCAGGTATCGGTTTGCACTTGAATGCCCTTGCATCTACCTCAAAGGATTGTAGAGTTGTCAAGCATGAAACTTTGGCTTCTGGAAGGCAACTAATAAGCATGAGAAGTTCCATTACTTCTTTCCACTCTTTCACTTCTGGTCAGATAACCCTGACTAAGTCCTTGGCTCTGAATTCTATGGAAAAAGAAATAGGTCCAGCTGACAATGGAAGTTTGGTTATACAAGATGCTTCCCAGGCATCTACATTTGGAGCTAGTGAAGAGTTCAACCCGAGTagcccaaaaaagaagag GCGCAAGTTGGAAAATGTTGGAGAAAGTGAAGCTTGCAAGCGTTGCAACTGTAAGAAGTCAAAATGCTTGAAGCT TTACTGTGAATGCTTTGCTGCCGGTGTTTATTGTGTGGAGCCTTGTTCATGTCAAGAATGCTTTAACAAGCCTATCCATGAAGATACTGTTCTGGCAACTCGCAAACAGATTGAATCCCGTAACCCACTTGCATTTGCACCCAAAGTGATTAGAAGCTCCGAGCCTGTTGTGGAAGTTGGG GATGATTCTAACAAAACTCCAGCTTCTGCCAGGCATAAAAGAGGATGCAACTGCAAGAAATCAAGTTGCCTAAAGAAATACTGTGAATGCTATCAG GGGGGCGTTGGATGTTCAATCAACTGCAGATGCGAAGGATGCAAGAATACATTTGGCAGAAAGGATG GATCTGCTCTAGTAGAAACAGAAGAAGCtgaacaagaagaggaagaaacagAAACCTATGAAAAGAACGGAGCATATGGAAGTGTACAGAATAATGAAGTCCAGAAGGATGAAGAGCAATATTCTGATTGTGTTCTGCCTATTACACCATCTGTTCAGATTTGcag ATCATCCTTTCCACCGCCTCGTTCTTCTAGCGGGAAACCACCACGATCTATACTTGGCACATCTCAGCTACATTCCTGCCAGAAACTAGGAAAATCAGATTTTATACAGCCGCGATCCAAGTTTGAGAGAGATTTTGAGACCATTCTAAAAGATGAAACCCCTGAGATCCTAAGAGGCGATTGTTCACCCATCGGTGGCATAAAGACTGCCTCTCCCAATCGTAAGAGGGTATCACCTCCTCATAATGAGTTTGGGATGTCTCCTGGTCGGCGGAGTGGGCGGAAGCTGATACTTCAATCCATCCCTTCATTCCCATCTCTCACCCCTCACCATGAAACCAGTGAGTTTCCATTGAGGTTTGAATGA